Sequence from the Streptomyces sp. R33 genome:
GGACGGCGGCGCGAAGCCAGCCAGCCGACGCCGGCCCCGTAGAGGGTCAGGAACAGGCCGAGTTCGAGCAGGGTGGCCTGGCCGACGCCGAGCAACCGGCCGAGCGGGGCGGAGAAGGCGGCGTACGCGAGGCCGTTCGCCGTGGTGACCACGGAGTCGAGGGCGAGGAAGCGGCGCAGCGCCGTCTGCGGGACGGTGGTGCGGGCGACGCTGCCGAGCAGGGTTGCGGACATGGCGGATCAGCCTCCGTCGAGGGTCGGGAGCGGGGCGCGGCCGAGCTGCCGCGCACGCGAATGCGCTGGTGGAGACGGGTTCCGAGGCCGAGTGCGCGGCCCCGGAACCCGATGGCTCCACTCTCCTCCGCGGCCCGCACCGGAGTCGATTACCTCCGGGGTCATGCCGGTCCCGGCGGCGGTCGTGCCAACCTTCTTTGACTCACATCGCAAGAAAGGTGGGGGATCGCCTGTTTCGCCGGGGGGCTGCGGGCTACGCTGCACAGAGCTGAAGCTCTCGAACGTCCTGTCGACATACGGAGAACCTCACGGTGTCAGCCGCCGCCCGACCCGACCTGGCCTCGGCCTGGGCGCGCGTCGCGGGGTTGGCGGAGCGCAGCGGCCGGGACCCGGCCGAGGTGCTGTCCCCGGAGCGGCTGAGCCGCCTCTGCGGGGTCGAACCCGCGCTCGTCCCCCGGGTCGTGGCCGGAACCGCGCCCGAAGTGCCGCTGTGCCGGCGGGTGCACCGGCGCTTCCTGCGGTTACGGGCCACCCGCCGCGACAAGCACGGCCGGGAGTGGTCCCTCGCCGCCATCGCGGAGGACTTCCAGGCGCCCGGCGCCTCGCTGGGCCCCCTCAACGCCGGCACCGGGATGCCCCGGCTGGGCCACGCGGCGGGCGTGCAGCGGTTCTTCGGGGTCTACGCCGGCTTCCTCCTCGCCGACAGCCAGTGCGCGGTGGAACACGCCCTCGCCACCACCGGCGCGGCCGCCGCGGCCGACCTCGAGCACCTCTCGTACCTGACGGGCATGACCCCGCACGACATCCGGCTCACCCTCGACGGCGCACCTCCCCGCCTCCCGCTGAAGGCCCAGGTGCACCAGCGGTTCGAGCACCTGCGGCGCACCCGGCTGCGCGCTGACGGCCAGGCCCACTCCCTCGCGGCCATCGCCCACTCCTTCGACGCTTCCGGGCAGTCGCTGACCCGTGTCGCGCGCGGTGAGGGCCTGCCCAACCTCGCGGCGGCCGCCGGGATCCAGCGCTTCTACGGGGTCGACGGCGGCTTCTTACTAGCCGACGACACCGAGGCGCTCACCACCGCACTCTCCGAGATCGAGCACGAGCTGGAAACCGCCGGACAGAACGCCGAAAACCCGATGCTCGCCGTCCTGCGGGCGCACGATGTACGGAGCATCGTCACGCGGGCCGGACGGCTCTCTCCGGCGGGCTGGAAGTCGCTGGCCGACCACCTCGACGACCTGCTGGCCCGCGAGGGCCGGCTGGGGCGCCCGGGCGCGGGCGGCGAACGCCCGCTCCACGCGGCGGTGCCCGACGACCGTAAGGCTGCCGAGGGGGGAGCGCCATGAGGACCACACGGACCATGCGGAAACTCGGCGGAGATCTGCTGGCGGATGCGCGCCTGGCGCGGCCGGCCGATGCCGCCGAGATCATCGGGGGCCTGTGCGCCGCGTACGGCCGCCGGCGCGGCGGCCGGCCGGTGGAGTTCCGCTTCGCCGGGTTCCCGCCCGACACGGCCAGCGGGCTGTGGCTGGAGATGGAAGAGCGCGACCTGCTCGTCATCGAGGAGCGCACCCGGCCGGAGCACCAACTCGTCATCGCCTGCCACGAGTTATGGCACTTGGAGGAAGGCACGTGTGACAGCCACGGTCCGGGCATGGCCGTGGCGGCCCGCCTCACGGGGCACCGGGGAGATCTCGCCGAGCTGCTGCACTCGGAGGCCGGACTGGGCAGCGTGGTCCGGCAGGCGGCCGCCCGCGCCGACCGGGAGGATCCGGCGGAGATCCGGGCCGAGACCTTCGGCCTGTACCTCGGCCAGGTCCTGAAGGCGTACCTGCCGGGACCCCGCGAGGAACGGTTCCCCGAGGCGATCGAGCGCATCAAGTCCTCGCTCGGCTGGGGCCGTTGAGTGCACGCCCCAGCGGCGTACCGATGACGCCCCGGTGATCACCGCCTTCCCCGTCGATGCACCTCACGTGCCGCTGCCCCCGCACGGCCCTGACAGAGAGCACCACGATGACCCACTCTTCCCCGCCCCGCCACGCAGTCGTCGTGGGCGGCAGCATGGCCGGCCTGCTCGCTGCGGCCGTGCTCGCCGAGCACGCGACGGTCACGATCATCGACGCCGACACGCTGCCCGACAGCCCGGCGTCGCGGCGCGGACTCCCGCAGGCCCGGCACGTCCACGTCATGTGGTCGGGCGGGGCCCGCGCCATCGAGAAGATACTCCCCGGCATCACCGACGACTGGACGGCGGCGGGCGCGATCCGCCGCAGCCTGCCCACCGACCTGGTCACCAAGACCGCCCAGGGCTGGATCCCGCGCTGCGGGGAGAAGCAGTTCAACATCTCGTGCAGCCGCGACCTCCTCGACGCGGTGGTCCGCGCCCGGGTGACCGGCCTGCCCGGGGTCACCACGCTCCAGCAGAGCCGCGTACAGGCCCTGGAGGGTACGGCGGCCCGCGTCACCGGCGTCCGCGTCGACACCCCCGACGGCGCGGGCCGGCTGCTGACCGCCGACCTCGTGGTGGACGCGAGCGGGCGCGGCTCCCGGGCCCGGGCCTGGCTGCACGAGCTCGGGGTCGGCGGGATCAGACAGGCTCAGGTCGACTCCGGCCTGGTGTACGCGACGCGGATCTTCCAAGCCCCCGCGGGAGCCCACGAGATGGGCTTCCCGATCGTCAACGTGCAGTCCGATCCGCGGGTCTGTGTACCCGGCCAGACGGCGACGATCGTGCCCATCGAGAACGGCCAGTGGCAGGCCACCCTGTCCGGCACCCGGGGCGGCCAGCCGACCGGCGACCCCGAGCAGTTCATCCCGTTCGCCAAGGGCATCCGCGATCCCGTGGTCGGCGAGCTCCTCGAGGGCAGGAAGCCCCTCACCGACGTCGCCGTCACCCAGGGCACCGCCAACCGCAGGGTCTACTTCGAGAAGGCGGACCTGCCCGACGGCTTCTTCGCCGTCGGCGATTCCGTCGCCACCTTCAATCCGCTGTACGGACAGGGCATGACGGTCGCCGCCCAGGGCCTGCTGGCCGTACGCGCCCTGATGCGCGCCAAGGGCCTCGCGCATCCCGGCTTCGGCCGCGAGGCGCAGCGCGCGCTGGTCCCGCAGGTGGCCACCGCCTGGGAGCTCGCCACCTCGCAGGACATCCTGTACCCCGGGGCCACCGGCATGAAGCCGCGGGCCGGCGCCGGGCTGCTCAACGCATACGTGAGCCGGCTGATGACCGGGGCCACCACGCGCGAGGCACTGACCGCCGCGTTCCTCCAGGTCATCACCATGAGCAGCCCGCCCACGTACTGGCTGCGGCCCTCGGTGGTCTGGCACGTGCTGCGCGCCTCGGACCGGGGCGCACTGAAGGCACCGCCGCTGACCGCGGCCGAGCGGGCCGTCGCGGGGCTCGACCAGGGATCCGGCCCGGTCGACCCGGTCGGCCCGGCGGGCCCGGTCGGTCCCGTCGGCCCGGTCGGTCCCGTCGGCCAGGCGCGATGACCGACGGTCTCATCTTGTACGTACCGGGGTCGGTGATGATCCTGGCGCTGCTGATCAAGGCGCCGACCCTGCGCCGGGGCTGGGACCAGCCGCTCATGCGGGCCGTGTGCACCCTGCTCGTCGTCGGCTGCATGGTCATGTTCCTGGCGGCTCCGCCGACCATCGCCGCGGTCAACCGGCTCACCGGAATCGTCAACTTCTCGGCCCCGCTGGTGTACAGCGTGCTGACCGCGTTCTCGGGGTCGTGCATCGTCCTGGTCCTGCAGTGGGGCGGCGGCCCGCCGGCGGTCGTGCGCCGGGCGACCCGGCTGACGGTGGCCGCGTTCGGGGCCGTCACGCTGCTCATCGTCGTCCTCTTCGCCATCGGCGACGCGCCGGTGGAGCGGCTGCGCGACCTGGACACGTACTACGCCAACACGCCCTGGCTGCGCGAGATGATCGTCTGCTACCTGCTCGCGCACACCGTGGGCAGTTCGACGCTCACCGTGCTGTGCTGGAAGTGGCTGCTGCGCGTGCGCCCCTCGCTGCGTCCGCTGCGCACCGGACTGGCCCTGATCGTGCTCGGCGGGGTGCTGGACCTTGGCTACCTGGTCACGAAGTGGGCGGCGGTGGGCGCCCGCTGGGCGGGCCGCGACTGGGACGGCCTGTCCACGTACGTGGCCCCGCCGTTCGCCTCCGCGGCGGCCCTGATGGTGGGGTCGGGGTTCATCGTGCCGCTGGTCGGCGGCTCGGCGGCCTGGCGGGACTTCAGCCGGTACCGGCGGCTGCACCCGCTGTGGAAGGCGCTGCGCGGCTTCGCCGCGTCGAGCGTGACGACCGTGCCGCTGACCTGGTGGTCGCCGATCGGGATCCGGCTGATCCACCGCGAGTCGGTGATCGACGACGGCATCCTGGCGCTGGGCCGCTGGTTCGACCCGGCCGTACGGGGCGCCGCGTACGAGGAGGCGCTCGGCCAGGGCATGTGCGCGTCGCAGGCTTCGGTCGTGGCCGACGCGGCCATGCTCGCCGCGGCCTGCCGGCGCCGGGAGGCGGCCGAGGCCGCCGAAGCCGCGGAGGCGCTCGGCCCGGCGGTCACGGACGGCGCCGGGGAGCACCCGGCCGGGGCGGATCAGGGACTGCCCGAGCCGTACCGGCTGGACTCCCGGCCGCTCGCGGCGCTGGCCCGGGAGTTCCGCGCCTCCCCCATCGTGGCGGCCGTACGACGGGACCCGGCACGCCTGTGAGCGGTCGGCGCGGGCGGCCGGCTCAGCCGGCGAGGGCGTCCTCGGGCTCGGGGTTGCGGGCGAGCCAGGCCCCGTACGCCCGCACCCGGCGCCAGTGCTGGAGCTGCTCGAGGGCGAACGCCGCCCGCGGGGAGGCCTCCGGGCGCGGTTCCAGACCGCGGGCCAGCCGGTGCAGCTGGAAGCGTACGAAGGCCAGCAGCCCGGCGCCGGCCAGGTCCCGGTCCTTCCAGCGCAGCCGCTCCACGATCACCCGTACGTCCTCCCCGGCGCGCCAGCGGGCCGGCAGGTCGGGGCGGAACGCCAGGGCCGAGGCGAGCCCCACGACGGACACACCGCGCTGCAGGACCTTCTGCGCGGTCTCCCGGCGGCCTATCCCGCCGGTCAGCATCAGCGGCATCGTGGCCGCACCCAGGAACTGCTCGGCGAAGGAGAGGAAGTACGCCTCCCGTTCGAGGGTCCGCAGATCGGCGGTGCGGCCCAGGGTCGCGGGGCTCTCGACGCTGCCGCCGGACAGTTCGACCAGGTCGACGCCGAGGCCGCCGAGGACCGCGAGGACCTGCGCCGCCTCCTCGGTGTCGAAGCCGCCGCGCTGGAAGTCGGCGGTGTTGAGCTTGACCCCGACCGCGAAGCCGGGGCCCACCTGCGCGCGGACGGCGCCGACGACCTCGGTGAGCAGCCGGACCCGGTTCTCCAGGCTGCCGCCCCAGCGGTCGGTGCGCCGGTTGACGAGCGGGGAGAGGAACTGGCTGAGGAGGTAGCCGTGCGCGGCGTGGATCTGCACCCCGTGGAAGCCGGCCTCCTCGGCCCGCCGGGCCGTGACCGCGAACCGGGCGACGGTGGCCTCGATGTCGGCCTCGGTCATCGCGGTGGGCCGGGCGAAGCGCTTGGTGTGCTTGCCGAGGCTCACCCCTATGTCGGAGGGCGCCCAGGCCGTGCCGGGCATCTCCGAGCCGACCTGCCGGCCGGGGTGGTTGATCTGCATCCAGACCCGGCCGCCGCCGCAGGACGCGGCCGCGGCCCAGCGCCGGAAGGGCTCGAGCGGGGAGCGGGCGTCGAGGACGATCGTCCCCGGCGCGGTCAGCGCCCGGCGGTCGACCATCACGTTCCCGGTGATCAGCAGTCCGGCGCCGCCCCCGGCCCAGCGGCGGTAGAGCCGTTCGATGCGCTCGTCCGGCAGCTGGCCGGACCCGGCGAGGCTCTCCTCCATGGCCGCCTTCGCCAAGCGGTTCGGCAGGGCGGTGCCGTTGGGCAGCTCCAGTGGCGTGAACAGGTCCATCGGCAGTTCCCCCAGGAAACGTGTTGCACGTGTCATCGCGCGCCCCGGCGCAAAAAGATACCGCCCGTTCCCCGGAGCCCGGCAGGCTCCGGCCGCAGGAATCCGGACACCGCCGGAACGCGGAACGCCCCGGGCCGAAGGGCCCGGGGCGTCTCCCGTACGGCGCGTTCCCGTATCCGGTGGTCAGAGCTCCGCGAGCGCCAGTCCGGCCTGTGCCGCAGCCGCCTGGACGGTCTGCTCCAGCAGGACGGCGATCGTCATCGGGCCGACGCCGCCGGGGACCGGGGTGATCAGCGAGGCGCGGGCGGCGGCCGACTCGAAGTGGACGTCGCCGACGTTGCCCTCGTTGTAGCCGGCGTCCAGGACGACGGCGCCCGGCTTGATGTCCTCGCCGCGGATGAACTCGGCCTTGCCGACGGCGGCGACCAGCACGTCGGCCTGGCGCACGATCGAGGGCAGGTCGACGGTGCGGGAGTGGCAGTAGGTGACGGTGGCGTTCTGCTCCAGCAGCAGCATGCCGGCCGGCTTGCCCAGGATCGCGCTGCGGCCGACGACGACGGCGTGCTTGCCGGTCAGGTCCACGTCGTACTCGGCGAGGAGGCGCATGATCCCGCCGGGGGTGCAGGAGACGAAGCCCGGCAGTCCGAAGCCCATGGCGGCGAAGGAGTGCATGGTGACACCGTCGACGTCCTTGCCGGGGGCGATGGCCTCGAAGGCGGCGCGCTCGTCGATGTGGTGCGGGACCGGGTGCTGCAGCAGGATGCCGCTGATCTCCGGGTCCTCGGACAGGGCGGTGAGGGCGGCGACGAGCTCCTCGGTGGTGGTCTCGGCCGGCAGCTCGACGTGGCGGGAGGTGATCCCGGCCTTGGCGCAGCGGTTCTGCTTCATCCGTACGTACGTGACGGACGCCGGGTCCTCGCCGACCAGCACGGTCGCGAGGCAGGGAGCGGTACCGGTGCGCTCGGTGATCTTCGCCGCGAGGACGGCGGTCCGCTCCGAGATGCGGCGGGCGAGGGCGGTGCCGTCCATGAGCCGGGCGGGTGCGGTGGCAGTCTGGGCAGTCGTCATGGGGTCTCCTGAGCGTCGCTGCGGAATCGCGGTTCGCCCAGGCGCGCGGCACGTCGGCGTACCCGCGGTACGCCGGGCGCACGGGAGGTGCGCCGGGCCGCTCCCCGGTGGTGATCCACCCGAACGCCAGTCACGGCCCGTCCCCACTCTAATGGACCTGGTCGGCGTGTCCGCAGTGCACGGCGGCCCCGGGGGCCCGAGATCCGGTCAAACCGGTGGATCACCGGCGCCAGGCCTGGGACGATCGAGACATGACGCGCACCTTCGACCATCTCGTCGCCGAAGCCGAGTCCGTCTCCGTCGACGGCTGGGACTTCTCCTGGCTCGACGGCCGGGCCACCGAGCAGCGCCCCTCCTGGGGCTACCAGAGACTCATGGGCGAGCGTCTGGCCCGCGTCGCCTCCGCCCTCGACATCCAGACCGGCGGCGGGGAGGTGCTCGCCGGGGCGGGGACCCTGCCCCGGCTGATGGTCGCCACCGAGTCCTGGCCACCGAACATCGCGAAGGCGACCCGGCTGCTGCACCCGCTCGGCGCGGTGGTGGTCGCGGACGCCGACGAGCCGCCGCTGCCCTTCGGCGACGAGGCCTTCGAGCTGGTCACCAGCCGGCACCCGGTGACCATCTGGTGGGAGGAGATCGCCCGGGTCCTGCGTCCTGGCGGTACGTACCTCTCGCAGCAGGTCGGGCCGGCGAGCGTCTTCGAGCTCGTCGAGTACTTCCTCGGGCCCCAGCCGGAGGAGGTCCGGCGCGGCCGGCACCCCGACGATGCCGTCTCGGACGCCGGCAAGGCCGGCCTCGAGGTCGTCGATCTGCGGTCGGAAAGACTGCGTACGGAGTTCCACGACATCGGAGCCGTGATCTACTTTCTCCGGAAGGTGATCTGGATGGTGCCCGGCTTCACGGTCGGGCAGTACCGGGACCGGCTGCGCGAGCTCCACGAACAGATCGAACGTGACGGTCCGTTCGTGGCGCACACCGCCCGTTTCCTCATCGAAGCCCGCAAAACGGGCTGACGGGAGGGGTGCGCGGGCGCGGACGGATCCACGGTCGAATGGTTGCGCGCCCACAGCGTGGCGCAGGTCACTCAATTCAGCGCGTAACGAATCGACTCGGGCATGCGATGAACCGACAGGTGTCCTCGCGCGGCCCCGGAATACAGACCCCCCTCGGGTCTGTTTCCCGAGTCCGCGCGATGATGTCCCGCCCACTCCTTATCTGTTCGCAACGAGAGGCTCCTTGTGTCGCTCAGCCCGTCCCGTACGTTCCCTCCGGAGATCGCCGAATCGGAGGCCCTCGTCGCGCTCGTCGAGCGCGGCCGCGAGCAGGGTCACATCAACGGTGACGACGTGCGCCAGGCCTTCGAGGCCGGCCGCATCCCGGTGGACCAGTGGAAGCGGGTCCTGCGCAGCCTGAACCAGGTCCTGGACGAGGAGGGTGTCGCGCTGCACGTCAGCGCCGCCCCCGCCACGAAGGCTGCCGCGAAGAAGCCCCGCAAGGCGGCCGCCGCGCCTGCCCGCACCGTGACCAAGAAGGCGGCCGCCGCGCCGCGCCCCATCGGTGCGCGCAAGGCCTCGGCCACCAGCCCGGCCACCGCCACCGCGGCGGCGATATCCGCTTCGCCGGCCGCGGCCGCCGAGGACGAGGTGACGGCCGACGCCGCCGCCGAGCCGAAGAAGCGGACGGTCAAGAAGACCGCCGCGAAGAAGACCGCGGTGAAGAAGACCGCCGCGGCCAAGAAGACCAGCGCCAAGGATGCCGACGAGGGCGAGACCCCGGCCGCCGAGGGCGAGGACTGGGCCGCCGAGGACCTCGTCGACGACGTCGAGGAGGAGGCCCCCAAGGCCGGCGGCGCCCAGGGCTTCGTCCTGTCCGACGACGACGAGGACGACGCCCCGGCGCAGACGGTCATGGTGGCCGGCGCCACCGCCGACCCCGTCAAGGACTACCTCAAGCTCATCGGCAAGGTGCCGCTCCTCAACGCCGAGCAGGAGGTCGAGCTCGCCAAGCGCATCGAGGCGGGCCTCTTCTCCGAGTACAAGCTCGAAGAGGAGGAGGACCACAAGCCCGCCTTCAAGCGCGAGCTGGAGATCCTGGTCGAGGACGGCCGCCGCGCCAAGAACCACCTGCTGGAGGCCAACCTCCGCCTCGTGGTCTCGCTGGCCAAGCGCTACACCGGCCGCGGCATGCTCTTCCTGGACCTGATCCAGGAGGGCAACGTCGGCCTGATCCGCGCCGTGGAGAAGTTCGACTACACCAAGGGCTTCAAGTTCTCCACGTACGCGACCTGGTGGATCCGGCAGGCGATCACGCGTGCCATGGCCGACCAGTCGCGCACCATCCGCATCCCCGTCCACATGGTCGAGATCATCAACAAGCTGGCGCGCGTCCAGCGCCAGATGCTCCAGGACCTCGGCCGTGAGCCCACTCCGGAGGAGCTGGGCAAGGAACTCGACATGACCCCCGAGAAGGTCATCGAGGTCCAGAAGTACGGCCGCGAGCCGATCTCCCTGCACACCCCCCTGGGTGAGGAGGGCGACAGCGAGTTCGGTGACCTCATCGAGGACTCCGAGGCGGTCGTTCCGGCCGACGCGGTCAGCTTCACCTTCCTCCAGGAGCAGCTGCAGTCGATCCTGGGCACGCTCTCCGAGCGTGAGGCGGGCGTCGTCTCGATGCGTTACGGCCTGAACGACGGCCAGCCGAAGACCCTGGACGAGATCGGCCGCGTGTACGGGGTCACCCGTGAGCGCATCCGCCAGATCGAGTCCAAGACCATGTCGAAGCTGCGCCACCCGTCGCGTTCGCAGGTGCTGCGCGACTACCTCGACTAAACCAGTCGGAAGACCGGCCCCTTGGGCGTGAACGGCAGGGACGCACCCTGCGGAACCAGATAGGCGTGCTCGCGCCGGATCCGCAGGGTGTCGCACCACCCGTCCGTGATCACCAGCACCGGGGCCTGCGGAGGGAAGTCCTCCGCGCGCTGGAGCAGGTCGATCGCGGGCTGGAGCACGGTTCCGCCCCGCCCGCGCACCTTCACCCGGCCCGCGATGTCGGTCGGGGGCAGATAGCCCGCGTCGTACGGCGCCGCGTCGCAGAACACGACGCGTGCCGCCGGTACGTCGCGGGCTTCCGCGTACGAGGCGACGGCGCCGAGCGCCTTGCCGAGCAGGGCGGCGGGCATCGACCCCGAGGTGTCGAGGACCACGCCGAAGGTGCAGCGGGCGATCTCCTCGGGCGGGAAGTACCGGCCCGCCCGGGGGATGTCCGGGGTGGAGGCCTGGCGGCGTGCCGGGCGCGCGTAGGTCCGTACGGGCTCGGGCCTCGGCACGTACTCGTCGAACCAGCGGGCGAGCTGCGCGTCCCAGGGGACGGGCGGATGGGCCAGCGCCCGGATCTCCTGGACCAGCCCGGCGGGCAGCAGTCCGCGCTCCCCGTAGGTGTGCAGGTCGAAGCCCTGGACGAGGCCGCGCCGGTAGAAATCGTCCAGATCGGTGTACGGGAGGCTGCCCGCGTGGGGCAGCGCCTCGCCCAGGACGTCTCCGAGGCCCTTGCCGCGCAGGGTCGACAGCCGGCGCAGCCGGCGCAGGTCGGTCGTGATGCGGTCGTAGACCTCCTCGACGCAGAGGTCCTTCAGCTCCGGGTCGTACAGCAGCCCCTCGGGCATCTCGCCCACGCCCATCTCCACGAGCCAGCCGTTGACCACGTAGTCGGCGGCCACGTTGTGCAGGTACGGGTCGCGGGCTCCGCAGCGCTCCCCGTGGCGCAGGGCGGCGTGCAGCATCTCGTGCGCCAGGACGAAGCGCCACTCCGGGTCGGTGAACGTACGCAGCGGGTTGACGTAGATCTCCCCGGCGCTAGCGCTCACGGCCGCGACGGCGATGTCCTGGGCGCGCGCGAGCTCGGCGTCGGCGACGATCCGCAGGCCGGCGGCGAGCCCGCCGAGCAGCGGGTACGAGGAGACGAACCAGTTCAGGGCCCGGTCCCACGGGTGCTGCCGGACCCGCTCCCCGGTGATCCGGTCGCGGCGGCCGCCCGCCACGTCCATGGCGGCGGAGACGCTGCGGGTCAGGGCGTGCGCGAACGAGGTCTCCCAGTCGGGAACGTCGGTGGTCAGGGTGCGCCAGCCGACCAGGACCTGGTCGGGCTGCCCGCCGGAGGTCCCGCAGTCCGCGTACGCGGCGGGGACGCCGTCGCGGCGCCAGCGGGCGGCGAGCTGCTCCTCGTCCCCGCCGGGGTACTCGGCGGGGAGGTGGTCGGGGGCGCGGCCCACGGGGAACGTCAGCAGGAAGCGGTTGACGACGACGCACCGGGCGGCGAGTTCGGCGGGGGCGGGCTGCGGGCGGTCCTCCCCCTTGGCGGCGGGTACGTGGCCGAAGCCGAGGTGGAGCAGGCAGTGGGCCAGTGCCCAGGCCCACTCCTGCGGTTCTGCGCGGCGGGTGGGATGGGCGTGGACCACCCCGTTGGAGGTGACGAGGGCGAGCCCGGCGGAGGTGCACGAGGCGCACCGGGGGTCGCGGCAGTGGGTGGCGGAGAGGGCGCCCAGGGCCGGGTTCTGCCGGATCGCGGCCCGTCCGGCCTCGTAGGCGAGGGTGGCCGGGTCGGGGGCGGCGGGCTTCTTCCTGCGGGTCACAGGTGGATCACTTCCGGGCTCGCTTCGGGCGCGGGCGCGCCCACGGGGGTTCGGGGCGGGCTCGTACGGCTCACCGGCTCACCGGCGCGCCGCGACCAGCCGCGGCATGTCGCGGGCGGCCTCCACCAGGAACCAGGCGGGCAGCACCGGCAGGCCGTCGGCGTCGTCGGCGATGACGGTCTGGGCGACCTCCACGGAGATCTCGGCGAGCTGTACGAGCAGGGATTTCGCGCGGTACGCGGTCTGCCGGACGGCGGGCGAGACGTGCTCCTTGCGTTCCGGGAGCTCCTTGACCAGGCGGCCCCGGAAGGCCTCGGCGAGGTAGTAGAGCAGATCACGGTCGGCGGGGCGGGTGGGCCAGGAGGCATCGCCCTTGATGATCGCCTCGATGCCGAAGGTGTGGCGGACGATCTTGGCGTAGCCGCAGAAGGAGACGGCGTGCGCCGGGGTGAGGGTGCCGTGGGCGACGACCTTGAGGGTCTGCTCGTCCAGGCCGGTCCCGAAGGAGTGCAGGGCGTCGGAGAGCATGTGCCAGGAACGCGGGGTGGAGAAGGGCTCCTCGGTCTTGGGCGGCGCGGACCACAGGTGGTCGGGGCGGTCGGTGAGGTAGTCGGTGATCCACGGGTGGATGCCGTTCTCCCCGGCCCAGACCAGCCAGTCCTGCGCGGAGGCCTGCAGGTGTACGTGGCTGAGCCGGTTGACCAGCGCGGAGGCGATGGGCCGGGCCAGCGCGTTGTCGGTGGCCCGGTTGCCCGCGCCGATCACGATGGAGCCGGCGGGAAGCTCGTAACTGCCGATCCGGCGGTCGAGGATGAGGGAGTAGAAGGCCTTCTGGACGTCCGGCGTCGCGGCGTTGAGCTCGTCGAGGAACAGGCAGTACGGCTCGTCGCGGGCGATGGCCTCGGGCGGGCAGAACACGGACCGGCCGTCACGGATCTGCGGTACGCCGATCAGGTCCTCGGGCGCGAGCTGCGTGCCGAGCAGGCTGACGCACTCGAGGCCGAGGGAGTCGGCGAACTTCCGCACCAGCGAGGACTTGCCGATTCCGGGTGCCCCCCACAGGAACACGGGCCGCACGGTGGCGAGGCCCAGCAGCAGTTCGGGGATCTGGGCGGGGGTGACGGTGACGGCGGCCTGCACGAGAAGCGGTCCTCAGGGGTGGGGTACGTGGCGCGCCCAGTGTGGGCGCACCACGTACCCCGAAGCATCCGGTTTTCCGCCGCGGGGCGGTGGCCGGGTGTCTCAGTTCTCCAGCAGGTGCTTCAGCTTCTCCTCGTTGCGCGGCATCTCCTT
This genomic interval carries:
- a CDS encoding toxin-antitoxin system, toxin component, with the protein product MRTTRTMRKLGGDLLADARLARPADAAEIIGGLCAAYGRRRGGRPVEFRFAGFPPDTASGLWLEMEERDLLVIEERTRPEHQLVIACHELWHLEEGTCDSHGPGMAVAARLTGHRGDLAELLHSEAGLGSVVRQAAARADREDPAEIRAETFGLYLGQVLKAYLPGPREERFPEAIERIKSSLGWGR
- a CDS encoding NAD(P)/FAD-dependent oxidoreductase, with protein sequence MTHSSPPRHAVVVGGSMAGLLAAAVLAEHATVTIIDADTLPDSPASRRGLPQARHVHVMWSGGARAIEKILPGITDDWTAAGAIRRSLPTDLVTKTAQGWIPRCGEKQFNISCSRDLLDAVVRARVTGLPGVTTLQQSRVQALEGTAARVTGVRVDTPDGAGRLLTADLVVDASGRGSRARAWLHELGVGGIRQAQVDSGLVYATRIFQAPAGAHEMGFPIVNVQSDPRVCVPGQTATIVPIENGQWQATLSGTRGGQPTGDPEQFIPFAKGIRDPVVGELLEGRKPLTDVAVTQGTANRRVYFEKADLPDGFFAVGDSVATFNPLYGQGMTVAAQGLLAVRALMRAKGLAHPGFGREAQRALVPQVATAWELATSQDILYPGATGMKPRAGAGLLNAYVSRLMTGATTREALTAAFLQVITMSSPPTYWLRPSVVWHVLRASDRGALKAPPLTAAERAVAGLDQGSGPVDPVGPAGPVGPVGPVGPVGQAR
- a CDS encoding MAB_1171c family putative transporter, with translation MTDGLILYVPGSVMILALLIKAPTLRRGWDQPLMRAVCTLLVVGCMVMFLAAPPTIAAVNRLTGIVNFSAPLVYSVLTAFSGSCIVLVLQWGGGPPAVVRRATRLTVAAFGAVTLLIVVLFAIGDAPVERLRDLDTYYANTPWLREMIVCYLLAHTVGSSTLTVLCWKWLLRVRPSLRPLRTGLALIVLGGVLDLGYLVTKWAAVGARWAGRDWDGLSTYVAPPFASAAALMVGSGFIVPLVGGSAAWRDFSRYRRLHPLWKALRGFAASSVTTVPLTWWSPIGIRLIHRESVIDDGILALGRWFDPAVRGAAYEEALGQGMCASQASVVADAAMLAAACRRREAAEAAEAAEALGPAVTDGAGEHPAGADQGLPEPYRLDSRPLAALAREFRASPIVAAVRRDPARL
- a CDS encoding NADH:flavin oxidoreductase/NADH oxidase family protein; protein product: MTRATRFLGELPMDLFTPLELPNGTALPNRLAKAAMEESLAGSGQLPDERIERLYRRWAGGGAGLLITGNVMVDRRALTAPGTIVLDARSPLEPFRRWAAAASCGGGRVWMQINHPGRQVGSEMPGTAWAPSDIGVSLGKHTKRFARPTAMTEADIEATVARFAVTARRAEEAGFHGVQIHAAHGYLLSQFLSPLVNRRTDRWGGSLENRVRLLTEVVGAVRAQVGPGFAVGVKLNTADFQRGGFDTEEAAQVLAVLGGLGVDLVELSGGSVESPATLGRTADLRTLEREAYFLSFAEQFLGAATMPLMLTGGIGRRETAQKVLQRGVSVVGLASALAFRPDLPARWRAGEDVRVIVERLRWKDRDLAGAGLLAFVRFQLHRLARGLEPRPEASPRAAFALEQLQHWRRVRAYGAWLARNPEPEDALAG
- a CDS encoding bifunctional 5,10-methylenetetrahydrofolate dehydrogenase/5,10-methenyltetrahydrofolate cyclohydrolase, coding for MTTAQTATAPARLMDGTALARRISERTAVLAAKITERTGTAPCLATVLVGEDPASVTYVRMKQNRCAKAGITSRHVELPAETTTEELVAALTALSEDPEISGILLQHPVPHHIDERAAFEAIAPGKDVDGVTMHSFAAMGFGLPGFVSCTPGGIMRLLAEYDVDLTGKHAVVVGRSAILGKPAGMLLLEQNATVTYCHSRTVDLPSIVRQADVLVAAVGKAEFIRGEDIKPGAVVLDAGYNEGNVGDVHFESAAARASLITPVPGGVGPMTIAVLLEQTVQAAAAQAGLALAEL
- a CDS encoding class I SAM-dependent methyltransferase: MTRTFDHLVAEAESVSVDGWDFSWLDGRATEQRPSWGYQRLMGERLARVASALDIQTGGGEVLAGAGTLPRLMVATESWPPNIAKATRLLHPLGAVVVADADEPPLPFGDEAFELVTSRHPVTIWWEEIARVLRPGGTYLSQQVGPASVFELVEYFLGPQPEEVRRGRHPDDAVSDAGKAGLEVVDLRSERLRTEFHDIGAVIYFLRKVIWMVPGFTVGQYRDRLRELHEQIERDGPFVAHTARFLIEARKTG